The Pseudarthrobacter sp. NS4 genome includes a window with the following:
- the mraZ gene encoding division/cell wall cluster transcriptional repressor MraZ produces the protein MFLGTHSPRLDEKGRIILPAKFREELASGLVLTRGQERCIYVFSEKEFARVHEQMREAPISSKQARDYIRVFLSGASDEVPDKQGRVTIPPALREYAGLGRELAVIGAGSRAEIWDAQAWNEYLAEKETAFSETDDPIPGIL, from the coding sequence GTGTTTCTGGGCACTCACTCGCCGCGTCTGGATGAAAAGGGGCGGATCATTCTCCCCGCGAAGTTCCGGGAGGAGCTTGCCAGCGGGCTGGTGCTTACGAGGGGCCAGGAACGTTGCATCTACGTCTTCAGCGAGAAGGAATTTGCACGGGTCCATGAGCAAATGCGGGAGGCGCCAATCTCCTCCAAGCAGGCCCGTGACTACATCCGCGTTTTTCTCTCTGGAGCCTCTGATGAGGTACCTGACAAGCAGGGGCGCGTGACAATTCCACCGGCGCTCCGGGAGTACGCAGGCCTCGGTAGGGAGCTTGCCGTCATTGGCGCAGGATCCCGGGCCGAGATCTGGGACGCCCAGGCCTGGAATGAATACCTCGCTGAGAAGGAAACAGCCTTCTCGGAAACTGATGATCCTATTCCGGGCATTCTCTGA
- a CDS encoding DUF3040 domain-containing protein encodes MPLSEHEQKLLEQLEKQLHEDDPKFASSMGSDPGRSWSTRHVVIGVLCALAGVFLLLVGVTLQNIFVGVLGFIVMGGGVYFATMRSSTTAKPGAKAGNGKSGKPRSSFMNSLEERWDERRRGEQ; translated from the coding sequence ATGCCGCTGTCGGAGCACGAACAGAAGCTGCTTGAGCAGCTGGAGAAGCAGCTTCACGAGGACGACCCGAAGTTTGCGAGTTCCATGGGGTCCGACCCCGGACGTTCATGGTCCACCAGGCATGTGGTGATAGGCGTCCTCTGCGCCCTTGCAGGCGTCTTCCTGTTATTGGTCGGAGTGACGCTGCAGAACATATTTGTTGGGGTCCTGGGATTTATCGTCATGGGCGGCGGTGTGTACTTTGCCACCATGCGCAGTTCAACGACGGCAAAACCGGGCGCCAAGGCCGGCAACGGCAAGTCCGGCAAACCACGGAGTTCATTTATGAACAGCCTTGAGGAGCGTTGGGACGAGAGGCGCAGGGGCGAACAGTAG